The Carassius gibelio isolate Cgi1373 ecotype wild population from Czech Republic chromosome B9, carGib1.2-hapl.c, whole genome shotgun sequence genome includes a region encoding these proteins:
- the LOC127964937 gene encoding uncharacterized protein LOC127964937 isoform X7, whose amino-acid sequence MDSLFSSTLNTVASLRLRKVKENSLTPWYNEHTRTLKRAARKMERSWRKTKLEVFRIAWRESNISYRKALKTARSDYFSSLLEENKHNPRYLFNTVAKLIKNKASTSVDISQHHSSNDFMNYFTSKIDTIRDKIATIQPSATVSHQTVHYRPPEEQFHSFSTIGEEELYKLVKSSKPTTCMLDPIPSKLLKEVLPEVNGPLLTIINSSLSLGYVPKTFKLAVIKPLIKKPQLDPKELVNYRPISNLPFLPKILEKVVSSQLCSFLEKNGICEDFQSGFSRIIVLRLLSLELQMICSYHLIVGVSLY is encoded by the coding sequence gttaaggaaaacagtttgacaccatggtataatgagcatactcgcaccctaaagagagcagcccgaaaaatggagcgcagctggaggaaaacaaaactagaggtatttcgtattgcttggcgggaaagtaacatatcctacagaaaagcattaaaaactgctagatctgattacttttcttctcttttagaagaaaacaaacataaccccaggtatttattcaatacagtggctaaattaattaaaaataaagcctcaacaagtgttgacatttcccaacaccacagcagtaatgactttatgaactactttacttctaaaatcgatactattagagataaaattgcaaccattcagccgtcagctacagtatcacatcagacagtgcactatagaccccctgaggaacagttccactcattctctactataggagaggaagaattgtataaacttgttaaatcatctaaacctacaacatgtatgttagaccctataccatctaagctcctaaaagaggtgcttccagaagttaatggtcctcttttgactattattaattcctcattgtcattaggatatgtccccaaaactttcaaactggctgttattaagcctctcataaaaaaaccacaacttgaccccaaagaactagttaattatagaccaatctcgaatctcccttttctgcccaagatactagaaaaggtggtatcctcacaattatgttccttcttagagaaaaatggtatatgtgaggatttccagtcaggatttagccgtatcatagtactgagactgctctccttagagttacaaatgatctgctcttatcatctgatcgtgggtgtatctctctattag